The following proteins are co-located in the Vigna angularis cultivar LongXiaoDou No.4 chromosome 2, ASM1680809v1, whole genome shotgun sequence genome:
- the LOC108343670 gene encoding uncharacterized protein LOC108343670 isoform X1 yields MDSSSLSNDSVSGFKDKESMVDPFLVEALQNPRHRLTILRMELDIQRFMNNADQQHFEFPHFPSSYLRLAAHRVAQHYSMQTMVQDIGLDGQGSKILVRKLPESKYPMVKLSEIPAKQLENDKSEQKKFVIRPRPNKNRLNDANGVGMKGNPVRSVEERKEEYDRARARIFSGSRIPDSGDISSMVPMDGRNSSTSKDESETSKNPVAADSERCISVRDICANRVAIFRDREKDRSDPDYDRSYGRYARSIPTSAVNLVPFNLLKVQPSFAQYDATFNHLGQMSQTQATHGYAPSTPIMNPFGTTGLNQTPTDGAYIQWPSAAMMYAHSYDQFRHAVFQAPFGQQPLSFDYSQNY; encoded by the exons ATGGATTCCTCTTCTCTCTCCAACGATTCGGTTTCTGGATTCAAAGACAAGGAGTCAATGGTTGACCCCTTTTTAGTCGAGGCTCTCCAGAACCCTCGTCACCGCCTTACCA TTTTGCGGATGGAGCTGGACATTCAGAGGTTTATGAATAATGCTGACCAACAGCATTTTGAGTTTCCACATTTCCCTTCTTCCTATCTCAGATTGGCTGCACATCGTGTTGCTCAACACTACAGCATGCAAACAATGGTTCAAGATATTGGCTTAGATGGTCAGGGAAGTAAAATTCTCGTGAGAAAGTTACCAGAGAGCAAGTATCCCATGGTTAAGTTATCTGAAATACCTGCAAAGCAATTGGAAAATGATAAATCTGAGCAGAAAAAATTTGTTATTAGACCTAGGCCTAATAAAAACCGTTTGAATGATGCTAATGGAGTTGGGATGAAAGGAAATCCTGTAAGAAGTGTGGAAGAGAGGAAGGAAGAATATGACAGAGCACGAGCACGTATCTTTAGTGGCTCTAGAATCCCTGACTCTGGTGATATCTCATCCATGGTTCCAATGGATGGGAGGAATTCTTCTACTAGCAAGGATGAGAGTGAAACTAGCAAGAACCCCGTTGCTGCTGATTCAGAAAGATGTATCAGTGTCAGGGATATTTGTGCGAATCGAGTTGCCATATTCAGGGATAGGGAAAAGGACCGTAGTGATCCAGATTATGACCGTAGTTATGGAAG GTATGCCAGGAGTATTCCAACCTCTGCTGTTAACTTGGTGCCATTTAACTTGCTAAAAGTTCAACCTTCATTTGCTCAATATGACGCTACATTTAATCATTTGGGTCAGATGTCACAAACTCAGGCCACACATGGCTATGCTCCTTCCACCCCCATAATGAATCCTTTTGGCACCACAGGATTAAATCAGACACCTACGGACGGTGCTTACATACAGTGGCCTAGTGCTGCTATGATGTATGCACATTCATATGACCAATTTAGACATGCTGTTTTCCAG GCTCCATTTGGTCAACAGCCTTTGAGCTTTGACTATTCGCAGAACTATTAG
- the LOC108343670 gene encoding uncharacterized protein LOC108343670 isoform X2, with the protein MELDIQRFMNNADQQHFEFPHFPSSYLRLAAHRVAQHYSMQTMVQDIGLDGQGSKILVRKLPESKYPMVKLSEIPAKQLENDKSEQKKFVIRPRPNKNRLNDANGVGMKGNPVRSVEERKEEYDRARARIFSGSRIPDSGDISSMVPMDGRNSSTSKDESETSKNPVAADSERCISVRDICANRVAIFRDREKDRSDPDYDRSYGRYARSIPTSAVNLVPFNLLKVQPSFAQYDATFNHLGQMSQTQATHGYAPSTPIMNPFGTTGLNQTPTDGAYIQWPSAAMMYAHSYDQFRHAVFQAPFGQQPLSFDYSQNY; encoded by the exons ATGGAGCTGGACATTCAGAGGTTTATGAATAATGCTGACCAACAGCATTTTGAGTTTCCACATTTCCCTTCTTCCTATCTCAGATTGGCTGCACATCGTGTTGCTCAACACTACAGCATGCAAACAATGGTTCAAGATATTGGCTTAGATGGTCAGGGAAGTAAAATTCTCGTGAGAAAGTTACCAGAGAGCAAGTATCCCATGGTTAAGTTATCTGAAATACCTGCAAAGCAATTGGAAAATGATAAATCTGAGCAGAAAAAATTTGTTATTAGACCTAGGCCTAATAAAAACCGTTTGAATGATGCTAATGGAGTTGGGATGAAAGGAAATCCTGTAAGAAGTGTGGAAGAGAGGAAGGAAGAATATGACAGAGCACGAGCACGTATCTTTAGTGGCTCTAGAATCCCTGACTCTGGTGATATCTCATCCATGGTTCCAATGGATGGGAGGAATTCTTCTACTAGCAAGGATGAGAGTGAAACTAGCAAGAACCCCGTTGCTGCTGATTCAGAAAGATGTATCAGTGTCAGGGATATTTGTGCGAATCGAGTTGCCATATTCAGGGATAGGGAAAAGGACCGTAGTGATCCAGATTATGACCGTAGTTATGGAAG GTATGCCAGGAGTATTCCAACCTCTGCTGTTAACTTGGTGCCATTTAACTTGCTAAAAGTTCAACCTTCATTTGCTCAATATGACGCTACATTTAATCATTTGGGTCAGATGTCACAAACTCAGGCCACACATGGCTATGCTCCTTCCACCCCCATAATGAATCCTTTTGGCACCACAGGATTAAATCAGACACCTACGGACGGTGCTTACATACAGTGGCCTAGTGCTGCTATGATGTATGCACATTCATATGACCAATTTAGACATGCTGTTTTCCAG GCTCCATTTGGTCAACAGCCTTTGAGCTTTGACTATTCGCAGAACTATTAG